Proteins found in one Clostridia bacterium genomic segment:
- a CDS encoding glycoside hydrolase family 13 protein, with protein sequence MTNTLFFHNSHEEKYRFPFGAVPCGSKVSLGLTVHTSSPISSADVIISIEGGIEQRLGLALKDESGEAMHYTAEVDVPQEPGLLWYYFELVMEGRKYYCGNSESSLGGIGRVYDTIPPRYQITVYKGEAKTPYWYKRAIMYQIFVDRFYNGSKDGKALNPKKNSFIYANWEDTPTYIKDCENGSIARWDFFGGNLQGVIDKLDYLRALGIAVIYLNPIFEAPSNHKYDTADYKKIDPMFGSNETFKDLCKKAEQRGISIMLDGVFSHTGSDSIYFNRYGSYPGIGAFQSTESPYYSWYRFKCSKDDYECWWGVESLPNVNEMDPGYVDYIITGQNSVIKQWMDLGAKGWRLDVADELPDEFIRILRKAMKEKDADSVLMGEVWEDASNKESYGKKRAYLMGEELDSVMNYPFREIMIDFFTGRHDARHANEVLMSIYENYPLHNFYSNMNLIGTHDVPRILTILGDAPGEQQLSQMQKETYRLPESQRSLGIARLKLLSLIQMTFPGVPSIYYGDEAGLEGYKDPLNRGTYPWGNENSELLDWYKTITSIRGKYDVFSTGKWITVYAEGDVYGYVRSIDNGRDAFGEHCEDNTALVLVNRSRDSRRHVSIDMGKWCKSSMYDLLEGSKGIDIVEGRLDIILEPLQGKLYMEKL encoded by the coding sequence ATGACGAATACATTGTTTTTTCATAACTCTCATGAGGAAAAATATCGTTTCCCCTTTGGTGCAGTTCCCTGCGGCAGCAAAGTCAGCCTGGGGCTTACAGTTCACACCTCGAGTCCAATAAGCTCAGCTGATGTAATAATCAGTATAGAGGGCGGCATTGAACAGAGGTTGGGCTTAGCCTTAAAGGACGAATCGGGAGAAGCAATGCACTATACTGCAGAAGTGGATGTACCACAGGAGCCGGGACTTCTGTGGTACTATTTTGAGCTAGTCATGGAGGGCAGAAAGTATTACTGCGGGAACAGCGAAAGCTCGCTGGGAGGTATAGGCCGCGTATATGATACAATCCCTCCAAGATATCAGATTACAGTATATAAGGGAGAAGCAAAAACTCCATATTGGTATAAAAGAGCAATAATGTACCAGATATTTGTGGACAGATTCTATAATGGGAGCAAAGACGGCAAGGCGCTGAACCCTAAGAAGAACAGCTTCATATATGCCAATTGGGAGGATACCCCTACTTATATAAAGGACTGTGAGAATGGCTCAATAGCCAGGTGGGACTTTTTCGGAGGAAACCTTCAGGGTGTGATAGATAAGCTGGACTATCTAAGAGCGCTGGGTATCGCTGTGATTTACTTGAATCCTATTTTTGAGGCACCCAGTAACCACAAATACGATACGGCGGATTATAAAAAGATAGACCCGATGTTTGGCAGCAATGAGACCTTCAAGGACTTGTGCAAAAAGGCGGAACAGCGGGGGATATCTATTATGCTGGATGGGGTTTTCAGCCATACCGGCAGCGACAGCATATACTTCAACAGGTATGGCAGCTATCCCGGTATAGGAGCGTTTCAGTCAACAGAATCCCCATATTACTCATGGTACCGCTTCAAGTGCTCCAAGGATGACTATGAGTGCTGGTGGGGAGTCGAAAGCCTGCCCAATGTCAATGAAATGGATCCTGGATATGTTGACTATATAATTACCGGGCAGAACAGCGTCATAAAGCAATGGATGGACTTGGGTGCAAAGGGCTGGCGTCTGGACGTGGCAGATGAGCTTCCCGACGAATTTATCCGCATTCTCCGTAAGGCTATGAAGGAAAAGGATGCTGACTCGGTACTTATGGGAGAAGTTTGGGAAGATGCCTCTAATAAGGAAAGCTATGGAAAAAAGAGGGCTTATCTTATGGGAGAGGAACTGGATTCAGTAATGAATTATCCCTTTAGGGAAATAATGATCGACTTTTTTACCGGGAGACACGATGCAAGACATGCAAATGAAGTTCTCATGAGTATTTATGAGAATTATCCTCTCCATAATTTCTACAGCAATATGAATTTGATCGGTACCCATGACGTTCCAAGAATACTGACCATACTGGGGGATGCCCCCGGGGAGCAGCAGCTGTCGCAGATGCAAAAGGAAACATATCGCCTGCCTGAGAGTCAGAGGTCTCTAGGCATAGCAAGACTTAAGCTATTGTCGCTTATACAAATGACCTTTCCTGGAGTTCCAAGCATATATTATGGAGATGAAGCAGGACTGGAGGGGTACAAGGACCCTCTGAACAGGGGAACCTATCCTTGGGGAAATGAAAACTCTGAACTGCTTGATTGGTATAAGACTATAACGTCTATTAGAGGCAAATATGATGTTTTCAGCACAGGCAAATGGATTACGGTATATGCTGAAGGCGATGTTTATGGTTATGTAAGAAGTATAGATAATGGCAGGGATGCATTCGGGGAGCATTGTGAGGACAATACTGCCCTTGTGCTGGTGAACAGGAGCAGGGACAGCCGGCGCCATGTATCAATAGACATGGGGAAATGGTGCAAGAGCAGCATGTATGACTTGCTTGAGGGCAGTAAAGGTATTGACATTGTTGAGGGCAGGCTGGACATTATCCTGGAACCCCTGCAGGGGAAATTATATATGGAAAAGCTGTAG